The stretch of DNA AATTCTGTTTCCGAAACATTGGCGCTTGAGGGATTAACATCTGCATGTTCCGAAACCAGTAACATTACATGATACAAAAGCAAAACCTCAAAAGAGTTATGGAGTCTGAAACTATCAAACTACTGTGTGAACACTGCTATAATTTCTGCATGATCTCGTACAAGAGGTCAAAAGTCAAAACACATCCAAGTATTAAATGGTTATCCCATGTATTACATATATTCGTTGGACGAGGAACCATTGCGATCTATTCAAATTCAACGTATGGTGCCTTTTTGAAGAAATGGAATTGCTATCCCCTCAGTTTTCTTACATATCAAGATACAAATCTTGCAAAATTCGTAGTGAAGTTGATGAGAAAATGGGCTCTACATATCGCACCTCTGACATTGAGCATGTTCCCTAGGTTAAATAATATTTCCGAATTGTGAAAGATGTGTGTTTGAACTGTATTTCAAGTGGAAATGATAGCTAGAAACAGCATCAGAATATAAAGCTGGACAGTATTATCATGGATGTGTAATGTTTTTTGTGAGGACATATGGATCACCATATTTTGAGGAGTAAGAAAAATTGTCCCCTTTCATGTACTTCATTAGACAGAACAAATGAAAATTGTTTTGTCCAAACTTTTTCTGAATCTTTCCTGTTACCTGTGTCAGTTTTTCTGTCTCATGATGAAGCTATTCTGACTGCCTCAATCTTTGTGTTACACAGCCTGGTGAAATCACTAGTAGAAGAAGCTCGACTGAGTTGGCTCATGTATGGAACAAGGCGGTGGATGAGACTCTCGGGCGACTTGTTGTATACCTTAGCTCTCGTGGATGGTGATTCAAGCACCATTTTGAACATGGAAAGTGAGGAGGCGCACAGGGCAGTGCAAGACTTTCAAGCCATTGTTGTGCTGAAACACAACTGATGTACTTGACATTTCTCTGCACCCGGAGTTGAACATGTTTTGTTTTAAAAGCTTCCCCAGTGACCTATTTATGTTGAATATGGTTGATTCTGCCATACATTGTTCCCTGAACAAGGATCTAGATGTTACCTTATGGTCAATGCTCTAACCCTGTGGAAAGCCTGGTTCCTCtaaatattatgcatatattATGTTGAATAACTAATAAATTCTGTACACTGCTTTGCTGACTTTGCAACATTCAAATGGAAATTATCCATATCATGTAATGATCAATTACCTGTTGTTCCCTGATCACGATCATTTCTGTTTTTCCGTCTCTGACTTTTCCCGTAGACTGCTACTGCTAAGATTTCAGATTATCATGGATTACCAgtatatataataataataggCAATTCAGCTTTCTCATCATTTTATCTCCAAGTTCTGTATAGTTTTGAGCTGGAAAAGTTCTTAATCTGCAGTAAACAAGAGCTTTCTCAtcttatgaaaaaaaaaagagagaacttTCTCAAGTTTTAGACCTCATATTGTTACTTGTCTGTGAACGCAAGGGTGCACATCTTGCTGGAGTATTTCGCACCCACATTGTTCCAAGCACACTTATGCCTAGCCTCTTCTCAGACCGACTTACTTCAAAGTTTTTGTTTGAGaggaatttttttttagaatacCGGGATTGTATTTCACATATAAGAGTAAAGGTTTACAATGCAACTCTTACACAAATACCCTTGAGtaaaaagaaaattacatatTAGTCCATACAAGAGTCTCCCGGATATCTTCGTTACCGGCGAATGGAGGAGCCCCTCGACGGGCAGCCACCGCACCAGAGGTAGGAAAAGATGCACGCCGAGGTTGCAACTTGAAGCCAACACCCTTCCTGACGAAGAAACTTCAATATTTTTGAATGGCACAACGAGTAGCATGTCAACATCGACATACCGTAGAGCTGTTGGACGCACAAGCCGAAGAACAAGACCATTGGTCATGACGCCGCTGGAGAACATGGGAGTAGTTGCTGCAAGCATTGCCAGCACCCCCCAAATCGACGTACAATGAAGCAACCGAAAGGGAATAGGAGTCGCCCAAACAGTTGCATGTAAACCACCACTCGGAATCCCCGGAGTAGTGGAAGTAGGGTCCCTGACGTCCAAGAGGACGGCGAGGCTGCGAGCGTGCGTGGGGGAGCTTGGCTTGGCCGCCGGTGCGCGTGGGGGAGCTCCGGCCGGCCGTCGCGGGCTCGGGCGCAGGCGAGCTCTGCCCAGCGGCCGCGAGCGTGCGTGCCGAGGAGCTCCGGCACATCCGCCGTGGGCGCAAGCAAACTCCGCCCGGACGGCACGAGCGCGCTTTGGGGGAGCTCCGCCTTAGCCGCCATGGGTGCGCGTGGAGGGCAGCtgcgccccggccgccggtACGCATGAGGGAGCTCCGGCGGACCGCCGCGGGCGTGGGCGCAGGCGAGCTCTGTCTGGCGGCGCGCTCGCGTACGCCACGCTCGCGCTCACCGGGCCATGTGCCAGGTTGACGCACGCCTCGTGTGGACCAGCGTGGGTGCCCTCTGGCTGCCACCGTGGCATGTCCACGTCGCATGCGGGCACTGGCATGGCAAGTTTTGGACCTTTGGTGCACAGAGGCAGTAGTTCAAGGACCTAGATAATCACTTTTATAGTTCAAGGATCTAGATAGGAAGGCCCCAAAAGTTTAAAGAACCTGAGTGCATTTTACTCGTCATTTGAAGACCCAATGGCAGTGATGTTGGCCTTCAAGATACAGTTCAATCCCACAAGATCACCTCTGGACTGGTCCTCGAATGTGTTCAGTGCCATGAAGTAAGAGTAACCATCCCCAGCCAGCTTTGTTTCCAGTTGTGAACACAAAGCGACCTACCGTTGCCATGAAGTAATTAGCAAGTTTGAGAATCTAAATATACATTTTTGAAATTTAGGGACCTAGATGGCACTACAACCCGAGGTACTTGTGCACTTATGTCATCCAATCAATAGTTCACCCCTGGTTATTTAAGAGAGTTGCTCGCGAATATTGATTCACTCTGATTAATTTGAATAACATTTACGCAGAATTTAACAGTTGGTAATGCCACGCCAAAACAAAGCGATATATAACAGGAACCCAACATGTACGGCACACAAACCAAGATACTAAAATCATCCATTTTGAGCTATTGTCTGCCACTAATGCACACATAGTGCACACCAACCTTCTAGAGTTTCTCAACCCCTAGAGCTCATCAGTTCATAAACATGCATAATAAGATCACGATTCAGCCATTTATACCAGCATAGACACCATATAGGCATCACGGACAATTGTTCCAAGTGTGCAAAAGCATTTTTCCTTTCAGAGGTCATCAAAAAAGGTCTAGCCGTCATTGGATGACCCAATGATAGTGGCATCTGCCTTCAGAATGCAGTTTGATCCCACAAGATAGCCTCTGGATGGGTCCATGAGTGTCTTCAGTGGAATGAAGTTGGACCATCCCCAGCCATTCTTTGCGTTGGTTGCAAACACGAAGCGACCTACAATAGATTGCCACAAAGTAAGTTTCACTAGTTAATTGACTATTCCATGAGGCCGGTAGATGTTATGGAGAGCTGAACCTGTAACTGTGTAGTGTTTCCCATGCTTCTGGTCCAGGATGGATAGAGTCAGTTCAATCATCATTCCAGACTCGAGAGGGAGCTTCTTCTGATCATGCAGGTATAAGTACAGCGAAAGCGAATTGGTGCTATATTGGTCACCAAGTGGATGCATGTTGATGTGCCTGAAATGGAACAAAAACAATCTATATTACCATTCGTAATTGACAggtaagaaaaggaaaagaaagtatAATGCTGGCTCCTTGAAAAGGTGACATTGTTGGCAGCCATGTGCCCATGTCAAGTGACAGTTAAACAAGATTAAGCTTCCAGAAAGAGTAGATTTAATAGGCTTGAATGAATCACTGGTTGTTCAAAACATAATAGTACCAGAGTTGCTCATCTCCAAACACAGATAACGCTAGATCATCTAAATGGGATATGAAACATGAAAATATTTGTAGGAACAAGGGATCTTCTGTTGATGAAGAAACCCACACAAAATTCTAGTACAATAGAATATCCACTGATAATATTGGTGGCATAAATAATTACTTGTACTTCTAAACAAACACCACCTGAGTTGAATGCTACTTGCACACCGAAAACTGACTGAAATGACTAATGGCATATGCATATTATATGAATCAATTACACCAGAATAAAAATAGATGCATACCATTTTTGTCCGCCAACATCAAATTCAGGAGAAAGGACTGGGAGCTTCATGTCAAGGAAGTTGTTCATGGTCCAGGTGTAGATTCCTTTGATGAATCCCTTCTTCTGGAGGAAGATGTTCTGAACTGTGATAGGCTTCTTTGGAATCACAATAGGCTTATTTTGCGAAGAAACATCCGCCTTTAATATCCTCACACCAAAGACACAGCTATCATCAACCAGAAAATCAGATGATTTCAGTACTTCGTCAAGAGGAATCAAGCATTTTCTCTCTGAGTGCGTCTGCTTGACATGGAAGTGGTAGCTAGCTGCTCATAGATAAAGGTAGCAGTATGAGAAATATACTCCTATAAAATTGTAAGGTACAAATTTCCCAAGCACAATACAACCTGCTTCTACCCTAGttaatcaattttttttctcgaacacgcaggagagctatgtatctttgtattaagagatAAAAAGTCCAGTAAGAAAAAAACAGCACACCACCTAGGACCACAGGTGGGGGAGTTGGCCCAAAAAGAAAACTATTACATGAAACTAACATGAAAATAATTATTCACTTTAATTAATTTAGAAAAGCAAATAAACATGTATGCAGGGCTAGCTTTTGTGAAGTGCAATCAGAATGGTCAAAATAGTAAGAGTGGCATGTCTATGTTCTTCGAAATATTGATCAAACAAGAATACAATATCAAGTGAACGAAATAGTATGAAAATTTAAAGACAATGTGACAAGTATTTGATCATATATCAAACTCTACACACAGATTGAGTTGAAAAGGTAAATTACTATATGATGCTCAGAGGTTCCAAGTTCTGAGAGTTAGCGCTGAAGCTTATAAAGGACGGAGGAATAAGAACTCGCAGTTTAATCAAATGACTGTACTTGAAACTATAAGTTCAGGAACTACCTTTACATCCACGGTAAGTCCCTTTTGAATGGTTGTATATTGACAACTCGAAAACTGCACTCAAGGTGCAACCTGGCTTTAAGATGTTTTGGTTTACGCAAAGGCATAGAGCAACGTATGGAATCTTATCACCAGACTTTTTATGCTTTGGGATCACGTGCAGGAACCTGTTAAATGAATTAATGAGCAGATCAACAACTCAGACTAGAAGTCAAGAGTGAAGAAAATGAAAGGCTTTTCTTCGGGAATGTGATTGCTTCTAACTTCACTAGAACATCATTTGTGACTACCTGACAGTCTAATTAATATTATTTTCAAGAACAATCTAATTGTTCTAATTAATATTTTTGATAGACAACTTTTTCTTTATCTCAAACAAATCAAATGAGATTTTGAGTGATGTGTCATGCCTGCTAGATAAAGATTCATTTTGGGATTATGATACATACCAACTGTATCCACAGCAGTGAAAAGGAGCAGAATTAGCTGATACAGCCCCCCTATCAAGTAAAGCTGAGAAACCGTAAAACTTCCATTTGAAAACTGGATCATGGGTCTTTCTCAGAGGTGCAGGAGCTGAAATTGTTACAAGAACAATTAAGCACAGTTTGAGGAAGACAGTGGGGAATGAAGAGATTACACGCTATGAGCAGATTAGGGTGCATGATTGCAGCGACAAATAAATGAACTCAAAATAGAAACCTCATGGAAGGAAATGGAGCATAATAGTTCTGTATAATCTATACAGAGGGAAAACCAGAGGGCAAATTTCCAACTGTTTAGATAAAAATATCTAGCAGAGTTACTTATGACAAATGGCTCCTGATAATTGGTTACTTGATCAAACAGGAGTAAAAACCAGTGGAATTCTGCTTTTGCATATCTTAGCACATAATACACACACTACTCTTTCTGTGCACTCCATTGATAAGAGGGCAACTTAGAAAGCCAAGAGTTTTATTTTCTTTGCAGCGACGAATCAGTTTATTTCCACAATAAATCTTCAAAGCAGTAGCACATAATACATGCCGCTAATCATATTCTACATACACATACTGCAACGTGGGTCGCACAACATCATAACAGGTAGTGGTAGCTGGTAGCTTGTACAGCACCAAATCAAAAATCAACTTTCAACTGGAATGAAAATTTGGAGATGGACAGTTCATTTTTGCCCTATGTTTGTTTATTAAGGGATTATCTCGATTTCATCGACAATAAGGTCATACTAATGAGGGATCTGAATCCAAATACAAACCAACCAACACCACCAAGTTAAAGTAGCAATCAGCATTCTAGTAGAATAATTTAATCCACAAGCAAAAGAAGTTCGATTGAATCCTTACAAGCGCCTGCAACGCAAGAGTTGCCCATGGTAGAGACCACTTCCCCTGCTCAGGAGTCCACTGCACGTGAAACCAATCATGAAGCCGTAAGCAAACGATgcagaatcaagaaccaagagATTACCAGAATTTCACACAAGAGAGAAGAGAGGCCGGGGAGGTAAAACCCCATTCCACAAACAAAGAGGCAGCTCAAAACTTCAAAAGAAACGAACTTTACTCTCGAAAACGAACTTTACCCTCTTGCCAAGAAATCTAAGAACTCACGTCGCAGAAAACCCTCAAACAACTCAGGAACACTGGATCGGGCTACACCAGAAACCGATCAAGCCCCTTCCTTCCATTTCCCCTCCATATGTACTTTTATAGATCATGATTGCAGAACAAGATAAACAAAGGAGCAGACTTCGATACGAATCGAGAGAAAGAATCGAGAGAAACGGAGGGGGATCTGGGAGGGATTGAGCGGACGTACCTGCAATGCCTTCCGCGGCGCAGTTTGGAGGGCTTGGAGCAAGGCCCCTTGGCCGCCGTGGCGAGAAGGGGTTTTGGAGGCGTGCAGAATCAAGCGAGGGGGCTGTGCTTTAGTAGTAAACAACTAGGGGTAAAAATGGAATTTCCGCGTGAAATCGTCTAGCTGAAGGACAGATGACcaaatctctatctctatctctaatc from Panicum virgatum strain AP13 chromosome 9K, P.virgatum_v5, whole genome shotgun sequence encodes:
- the LOC120650746 gene encoding uncharacterized protein LOC120650746 isoform X1; its protein translation is MGNSCVAGAFSAPAPLRKTHDPVFKWKFYGFSALLDRGAVSANSAPFHCCGYSWFLHVIPKHKKSGDKIPYVALCLCVNQNILKPGCTLSAVFELSIYNHSKGTYRGCKASYHFHVKQTHSERKCLIPLDEVLKSSDFLVDDSCVFGVRILKADVSSQNKPIVIPKKPITVQNIFLQKKGFIKGIYTWTMNNFLDMKLPVLSPEFDVGGQKWHINMHPLGDQYSTNSLSLYLYLHDQKKLPLESGMMIELTLSILDQKHGKHYTVTGRFVFATNAKNGWGWSNFIPLKTLMDPSRGYLVGSNCILKADATIIGSSNDG
- the LOC120650746 gene encoding uncharacterized protein LOC120650746 isoform X2 — protein: MGNSCVAGASPAPLRKTHDPVFKWKFYGFSALLDRGAVSANSAPFHCCGYSWFLHVIPKHKKSGDKIPYVALCLCVNQNILKPGCTLSAVFELSIYNHSKGTYRGCKASYHFHVKQTHSERKCLIPLDEVLKSSDFLVDDSCVFGVRILKADVSSQNKPIVIPKKPITVQNIFLQKKGFIKGIYTWTMNNFLDMKLPVLSPEFDVGGQKWHINMHPLGDQYSTNSLSLYLYLHDQKKLPLESGMMIELTLSILDQKHGKHYTVTGRFVFATNAKNGWGWSNFIPLKTLMDPSRGYLVGSNCILKADATIIGSSNDG
- the LOC120650746 gene encoding uncharacterized protein LOC120650746 isoform X3 → MGNSCVAGAFSAPAPLRKTHDPVFKWKFYGFSALLDRGAVSANSAPFHCCGYSWFLHVIPKHKKSGDKIPYVALCLCVNQNILKPGCTLSAVFELSIYNHSKGTYRGCKASYHFHVKQTHSERKCLIPLDEVLKSSDFLVDDSCVFGVRILKADVSSQNKPIVIPKKPITVQNIFLQKKGFIKGIYTWTMNNFLDMKLPVLSPEFDVGGQKWHINMHPLGDQYSTNSLSLYLYLHDQKKLPLESGMMIELTLSILDQKHGKHYTVASCLQPTQRMAGDGPTSFH